In Halobaculum magnesiiphilum, the following proteins share a genomic window:
- a CDS encoding RNA-guided endonuclease InsQ/TnpB family protein: MLETTRTYVARITNHQQVRDDLNQCGFSASKLWNVGRYYIQQRWDDDGEIPDEAELKSELKDHERYSDLHSQSSQRVLEELAEAFNGWYNSDDGNNPPGYRKRGDDHPRSTVTWKKRAIKYDDKHDQLRLSKGFNLKESRSDFILAEYETRPDVEVENIQQVRAVWNDDEWELHLVCKKEISVEDAPGDKTAGIDLGISNYLAIDYEDGASELYPGNVLKEDKHYFTREEYQTEGENGPSKRARKARQKLSRRKDHFLHTLSKHIVQRCVEEDVEKIAVGDLSDIREDENGDSQNWGASGNKKLHGWEFDRFARLLEYKAEEHGILVDRVDEENTSKTCSCCGQIRDSNRVERGLYVCESCETTMNADVNGAVNIRRKITQSPPTGDMSNGWLAQPGVFLFDRESGTFKTREQGDCKP, translated from the coding sequence ATGCTAGAGACAACCCGCACCTACGTCGCCCGAATCACGAACCACCAACAGGTTCGTGACGATCTCAACCAGTGTGGGTTCTCCGCATCCAAACTGTGGAACGTCGGACGCTACTACATCCAACAACGGTGGGATGACGATGGTGAGATACCTGACGAAGCCGAATTGAAGTCGGAGTTGAAAGACCACGAACGCTACAGTGACCTGCATTCTCAGTCAAGTCAGCGAGTTCTTGAAGAACTTGCTGAGGCGTTCAATGGCTGGTACAACTCCGACGACGGCAACAACCCACCGGGCTACCGGAAACGTGGCGACGACCACCCACGCTCCACCGTCACATGGAAGAAACGGGCCATCAAGTACGACGACAAACACGACCAACTTCGCCTCTCGAAAGGCTTCAATCTGAAAGAGAGTCGGTCTGACTTCATCCTCGCCGAGTACGAAACCCGCCCTGACGTAGAAGTTGAGAACATCCAGCAGGTGCGTGCTGTCTGGAACGACGACGAGTGGGAACTCCATCTCGTCTGCAAGAAAGAGATTTCCGTCGAAGACGCACCCGGTGACAAGACAGCGGGTATCGATCTCGGAATCAGCAACTATCTCGCCATCGACTACGAAGACGGCGCGAGTGAGTTGTATCCGGGGAACGTGCTGAAAGAGGATAAGCACTACTTCACTCGTGAGGAGTACCAGACTGAAGGCGAGAATGGCCCGTCGAAGAGAGCGCGGAAGGCTCGGCAGAAACTCTCCCGACGCAAAGACCACTTCCTCCACACCCTCAGCAAACACATCGTTCAGCGGTGTGTCGAAGAAGACGTGGAGAAGATAGCGGTTGGCGACCTCAGTGACATCCGCGAGGATGAGAACGGTGACTCGCAGAACTGGGGTGCGTCGGGGAACAAGAAGTTGCACGGCTGGGAGTTCGACCGGTTCGCCCGCCTTCTTGAATACAAGGCCGAGGAACACGGCATCCTCGTTGATCGTGTAGACGAGGAGAACACCTCGAAGACGTGTTCGTGTTGCGGGCAAATTCGAGACAGCAACCGCGTGGAGCGAGGGCTGTACGTCTGTGAGTCGTGCGAGACGACGATGAATGCAGATGTGAATGGTGCGGTGAACATCCGGAGAAAGATAACTCAGAGTCCCCCGACCGGGGATATGAGTAACGGCTGGTTGGCACAGCCCGGAGTCTTCCTGTTCGACCGCGAGAGCGGGACGTTCAAAACGAGAGAACAGGGAGACTGCAAACCCTAA
- a CDS encoding TRAM domain-containing protein — MEISEDLRCVFSAEVEEQDGSYVVEVPKQEVRLDTLRPEHVYRVAILGQREGADVGVSSDDDVDTATSDAGTNGVDGSGGASTDHPNHTDAEPSPSATSSEGSGEPSDTTNETDETGEPEPPVDRGDEVTVDIEGIGDQGDGIARVDRGYVIIVPDTEKGERVRIRVTSVKQNVAFAEVVERVERHHYE, encoded by the coding sequence ATGGAGATATCAGAGGATCTACGCTGTGTATTCAGTGCCGAAGTGGAAGAGCAGGACGGGTCGTACGTAGTAGAGGTACCGAAGCAGGAAGTCCGTCTGGACACGCTTCGTCCCGAACACGTCTATCGCGTCGCCATCCTCGGTCAACGCGAGGGTGCGGACGTGGGGGTATCCTCAGACGACGATGTCGACACGGCAACCAGTGATGCCGGAACCAACGGGGTTGATGGATCGGGCGGTGCCTCGACTGACCACCCGAACCACACCGACGCCGAACCGTCGCCAAGTGCTACGTCGTCCGAGGGTTCGGGGGAGCCTTCCGATACAACGAACGAGACGGACGAAACCGGCGAACCGGAGCCCCCGGTCGACCGTGGCGACGAGGTGACCGTCGACATCGAGGGGATCGGCGACCAGGGCGACGGGATCGCCCGCGTCGACCGCGGGTACGTGATCATCGTCCCGGACACGGAGAAGGGGGAGCGGGTCCGGATCAGGGTCACGAGCGTGAAGCAGAACGTCGCGTTCGCGGAGGTCGTCGAGCGGGTCGAACGACACCACTACGAATGA
- a CDS encoding orc1/cdc6 family replication initiation protein yields the protein MGMFERDTDIYRDRDALREDYQPEQLVGRDEELDTYRAALQPVINGEQPNNVFLYGKTGVGKTAATRYLLQHLQEDAAHYDDIELTVVALNCDGLTSSYQVATRLVNEFRDDTEQISTTGYPRASVYEMLWSELDECGGTILIVLDEVDHVEDDSILYQLPRARANGNLSTAKIGIVGISNDFSFRDDLSPKVRSSLCEQEIHFPAYDATDLQKILEQRVEVAFHDGVLDPGVIPLCAAYGAKDAGDARQSIDLLMKAGDLARDDDTERVAEEHVERGRRALERGRIKEGITGLTQHGHLVLYALLTLDLENEAPVRSRDVRPRYTRFAEMADRDPLVPRRMRDHLSELAMLGIISVTERNEGRRGGTYREYALDMDVDLLLDAMADTVQDVGVHQSVKEFLLEDPTDDFTDARVSDFAED from the coding sequence ATGGGGATGTTCGAGCGGGATACAGATATCTACCGCGACCGCGACGCCCTCCGGGAGGATTATCAACCGGAGCAGTTGGTCGGCCGCGATGAGGAGCTCGACACCTACCGCGCCGCGCTCCAACCCGTGATCAACGGGGAACAGCCGAACAACGTCTTCCTCTACGGGAAGACCGGGGTAGGGAAGACCGCGGCGACCCGGTACCTTCTGCAACACCTCCAGGAGGACGCCGCACACTACGACGACATCGAGCTCACCGTCGTCGCGCTCAACTGTGACGGGCTGACCTCGTCGTATCAGGTCGCGACGCGGCTCGTCAATGAGTTCCGGGACGACACCGAACAGATATCCACAACCGGGTATCCGCGGGCCAGCGTCTACGAGATGTTGTGGAGCGAACTCGACGAGTGCGGCGGGACGATCCTCATCGTTCTCGACGAGGTCGATCACGTCGAGGACGACTCGATCCTCTATCAGCTCCCGCGTGCCCGGGCGAACGGGAACCTCTCGACGGCGAAGATCGGGATCGTCGGCATCTCCAACGATTTCTCGTTTCGCGACGACCTCTCCCCGAAGGTTCGGTCCTCGCTGTGTGAACAGGAGATCCACTTCCCCGCCTACGACGCGACGGACCTCCAGAAGATCCTCGAACAGCGCGTCGAAGTCGCGTTCCACGACGGCGTCCTCGATCCCGGCGTCATCCCGCTGTGTGCCGCCTACGGGGCGAAGGACGCCGGTGACGCCCGCCAGTCGATCGACCTGCTGATGAAGGCCGGCGACCTCGCTCGCGACGACGACACCGAGCGAGTCGCCGAGGAACACGTCGAACGCGGACGTCGCGCGCTCGAACGCGGTCGGATCAAGGAGGGGATCACCGGATTGACCCAGCACGGGCATCTCGTTCTCTACGCCCTTCTCACGCTCGATCTCGAGAACGAGGCTCCGGTCCGTTCGCGGGACGTTCGGCCGCGGTACACACGCTTCGCCGAGATGGCCGACCGCGATCCGCTCGTTCCCCGCCGAATGCGCGATCACCTCTCGGAACTGGCGATGTTGGGTATCATCTCGGTGACTGAGCGAAACGAGGGTCGGCGTGGCGGCACCTATCGTGAATACGCGCTCGACATGGACGTCGACCTGCTCCTCGACGCGATGGCGGACACCGTTCAGGACGTCGGTGTTCACCAGTCGGTGAAGGAGTTCCTCCTCGAAGACCCGACTGACGACTTCACCGACGCTCGCGTCTCGGACTTCGCGGAAGACTGA
- a CDS encoding RNA-guided endonuclease InsQ/TnpB family protein, protein MEYRRTAVIKLDTPEGADASLRETVEQFKHCANTASEWCWHGNDGYHVTSKAKAERALYDQLRDETDLTANLVQKGIRRAVEATKSGVSRLERGENTSKPHFSADSAVYDKRSATFHRDHVSLSTVDGRIECDYILPDDSEIPPTKYVSDQDFEFRMAHLQYRDGNWYLHASMRKVEADEELSESDSKHRTVLGVDLGVNNLAVTSTGVFWSADEFNHWRREYERRRGSLQQCGSRHAHENIESVGQKEYGRFEIHLHTVANELTGEAVENDCSHIVFEDLTHIRENITEATWQHIWAFRRLYEYVEYKAEELGIEAVQVDPRNTSKRCSMCGFTHDANRSGAAFECQQCGYENHADYNASKNIGLQYLRRRQNADDGGAPVDVRLNRGTLNVSGEYVPPASTEA, encoded by the coding sequence GTGGAATACCGTCGTACCGCCGTGATCAAACTCGACACTCCCGAAGGAGCCGACGCCTCCCTTCGAGAGACGGTCGAGCAGTTCAAACACTGCGCCAACACCGCAAGTGAGTGGTGCTGGCACGGTAACGACGGCTACCACGTCACCTCCAAAGCCAAAGCCGAACGCGCTCTGTACGACCAACTCCGCGACGAAACCGACCTTACCGCGAATCTCGTCCAGAAAGGGATTCGTCGCGCTGTCGAAGCCACCAAAAGCGGAGTCTCGCGTCTTGAACGTGGTGAGAACACGTCGAAACCCCACTTCTCGGCAGACAGCGCAGTGTACGATAAGCGGAGTGCAACGTTCCACCGTGACCACGTATCGCTTTCGACCGTAGACGGGCGCATTGAGTGTGATTACATCCTTCCCGACGACTCGGAGATTCCGCCGACGAAGTACGTCTCCGACCAGGATTTCGAGTTTCGGATGGCGCACTTGCAGTACCGCGACGGCAACTGGTACTTGCACGCATCCATGCGGAAAGTCGAAGCCGACGAGGAACTGTCTGAATCCGATTCCAAGCACAGAACAGTCCTTGGTGTGGATTTGGGCGTGAACAACCTCGCGGTCACTTCGACTGGGGTGTTCTGGTCGGCAGACGAGTTCAACCACTGGCGTCGAGAATACGAGAGGCGTCGTGGCTCGCTCCAGCAGTGTGGCTCTCGTCACGCCCACGAAAACATCGAGTCAGTGGGGCAGAAAGAGTACGGGCGGTTCGAAATACACCTGCACACGGTGGCGAACGAACTTACCGGGGAGGCCGTCGAAAATGACTGTTCGCACATCGTGTTCGAGGACTTGACCCACATTCGGGAGAACATCACCGAGGCGACGTGGCAACACATCTGGGCGTTCCGACGTCTCTATGAGTACGTCGAATACAAGGCCGAAGAACTCGGTATCGAGGCCGTACAGGTTGACCCCCGAAATACGTCGAAGCGTTGCTCGATGTGTGGGTTTACCCACGACGCCAATCGGTCAGGAGCAGCGTTCGAGTGTCAGCAGTGTGGGTACGAGAACCACGCGGACTACAACGCTTCCAAGAACATCGGTTTGCAGTATCTCCGTCGTCGGCAAAACGCAGACGATGGAGGCGCACCCGTAGATGTGCGCTTGAATCGCGGGACGCTGAATGTAAGCGGGGAGTACGTCCCCCCTGCCTCTACTGAGGCATAG
- a CDS encoding Hsp20/alpha crystallin family protein codes for MSSFPFNETQVESRGGETSQATDWNVTQSTQEPTFQPNQQRFAYPDVDIVDAGDSVIAYVDLPGYDADDIRVRIDQQTLLIDATREEEIGETDTVVARERPTTVERMVTLPAVVRAGGAEAELNDGVCMISLPKAATDRYEEIHVKGE; via the coding sequence ATGTCCAGTTTCCCATTCAACGAAACGCAGGTCGAGTCGCGCGGCGGCGAGACATCGCAGGCGACCGACTGGAACGTCACGCAATCCACGCAGGAGCCGACGTTCCAGCCAAACCAACAGCGGTTCGCGTACCCGGACGTCGACATCGTCGACGCGGGCGATTCGGTCATCGCCTACGTCGACCTCCCCGGCTATGACGCCGACGACATTCGGGTGCGTATCGATCAACAGACGCTGTTGATCGACGCAACACGTGAGGAGGAGATCGGAGAGACCGACACCGTCGTCGCGCGCGAGCGCCCGACCACCGTCGAGCGGATGGTCACGCTCCCGGCGGTCGTCAGGGCCGGCGGCGCCGAGGCGGAACTCAACGACGGCGTGTGTATGATCTCGCTGCCGAAAGCCGCGACGGATCGATACGAGGAGATTCACGTCAAAGGCGAGTAG
- a CDS encoding FAD-dependent oxidoreductase, whose translation MSDVVIVGGGPAGLTAALFAQKNGLEATVLDTDGTWLHKAHLFNYPGIGSVDGSVYLETLRGQVDSFGVDRLQGAEATDVEQTDQGFRVDTDDDAVEGRYLVLATGAKRDLAEALGCAFDGDVVDVDVTMETSVDGAYATGAMVRAEEWQAVISAGDGAAAALNILSEEKGEHYHDFDVPSDADAVFGGMADEE comes from the coding sequence GTGAGCGATGTTGTTATCGTCGGCGGCGGTCCAGCCGGCCTGACCGCGGCGCTGTTCGCACAGAAGAACGGGCTCGAGGCGACCGTCCTCGACACGGACGGGACGTGGCTGCACAAGGCCCATCTGTTCAACTATCCCGGGATCGGTTCGGTCGACGGCTCCGTGTATCTGGAAACGCTCCGGGGGCAGGTCGACTCCTTCGGGGTCGACCGGCTCCAGGGGGCCGAGGCGACCGATGTCGAGCAAACCGACCAAGGATTCCGCGTCGATACCGACGATGACGCCGTCGAGGGACGGTATCTCGTCCTCGCGACGGGCGCCAAGCGCGATCTCGCGGAGGCGCTCGGTTGCGCGTTCGACGGCGATGTCGTCGACGTCGACGTGACTATGGAGACGAGCGTCGACGGCGCCTACGCGACGGGTGCGATGGTTCGTGCAGAGGAGTGGCAGGCCGTCATCTCCGCGGGCGACGGCGCCGCCGCGGCGCTCAACATCCTTTCGGAGGAGAAGGGAGAGCACTATCACGACTTCGACGTCCCGAGCGACGCCGACGCCGTCTTCGGCGGGATGGCCGACGAGGAGTAG
- a CDS encoding helix-turn-helix transcriptional regulator has protein sequence MTGTHQTQSTTESTENGAATTGTATDGSAPDSDVFADLPPSAKLVHFVLDRDDQRTQTQLVEETALSARTVRTALGRLEDAGLVNESICLRDARKRVYSLTDDGATAGDAVDVELEV, from the coding sequence ATGACCGGCACCCATCAGACGCAATCGACGACCGAATCGACGGAGAACGGCGCTGCAACTACGGGGACGGCGACCGACGGATCGGCGCCGGATTCCGACGTCTTCGCCGACCTCCCGCCGAGTGCGAAACTCGTTCACTTCGTGTTGGATCGCGACGACCAGCGAACACAGACGCAACTGGTCGAGGAGACGGCCCTGTCGGCCCGGACCGTTCGGACGGCCCTCGGTCGACTCGAAGACGCAGGATTGGTGAACGAGTCCATCTGTTTGCGCGACGCTCGAAAGCGGGTGTACTCCCTCACGGATGACGGTGCGACTGCCGGTGACGCTGTGGACGTCGAACTCGAAGTTTGA
- a CDS encoding DUF2249 domain-containing protein — MDAIGDIIAETAAPNDRHRETLDARELPPPQPLQNTLERLAEIGDDTVLVQLNDRAPQHLYPKLTDRGYEFETVETDSRVVTAIWRD; from the coding sequence ATGGACGCGATCGGCGATATCATCGCGGAGACGGCCGCACCGAACGACCGCCATCGTGAGACGTTGGACGCACGGGAGCTCCCACCGCCCCAACCGCTTCAGAACACGCTGGAACGGCTCGCGGAGATCGGGGACGACACCGTCTTGGTTCAGCTCAACGATCGCGCACCTCAACACCTGTATCCGAAGTTGACCGACCGAGGGTACGAGTTCGAGACGGTCGAAACCGACAGTCGGGTCGTGACGGCGATCTGGAGAGACTGA
- a CDS encoding CGCGG family rSAM-modified RiPP protein, with product MSTHDDHDHGDVQPVTDRVHDTSWSANLEKPEHASDRDLVRRQAVDAIEHTAGGNHVNLVTHGDHGHPSEYLYPTLEEEFDGSDLDWEYIEQCGCGGHVVRVHVH from the coding sequence ATGAGCACCCACGACGACCACGACCACGGGGACGTGCAGCCTGTCACCGACCGAGTTCACGACACATCGTGGTCCGCGAACCTCGAGAAACCGGAACACGCTTCGGATCGCGACCTGGTCCGTCGACAGGCGGTCGACGCGATCGAACACACGGCCGGCGGAAACCACGTCAATTTGGTCACCCATGGCGATCACGGGCATCCGTCGGAATACCTTTACCCAACGTTAGAGGAGGAGTTCGACGGGAGCGACCTCGACTGGGAGTACATCGAACAGTGCGGCTGTGGCGGGCACGTCGTTCGCGTCCACGTCCACTGA
- a CDS encoding SRPBCC family protein, which yields MQSVTITRTIDASRTEIRAAMQELEQFTLAAGFDEVDVDGRTIRVANDVGVAEIELELAVVDDSDAAFAYEQREGIFEEMRTAFTLTSVPDGTEIEATTEFALDIALVGGVLDATLIKRQRRAELEAQLDYIEEAT from the coding sequence ATGCAATCAGTCACGATCACCAGAACGATAGACGCGTCGCGAACCGAGATCCGGGCGGCGATGCAGGAGCTCGAACAGTTCACCCTCGCGGCAGGCTTCGACGAAGTCGACGTGGACGGGCGGACGATCCGCGTCGCCAACGACGTCGGCGTCGCCGAGATCGAACTCGAACTGGCCGTCGTCGACGATTCTGACGCGGCCTTCGCCTACGAGCAACGCGAAGGGATCTTTGAGGAGATGCGGACCGCGTTCACGCTCACGTCGGTTCCGGACGGAACCGAAATCGAGGCGACGACCGAGTTCGCGCTCGATATCGCCCTCGTCGGTGGTGTTCTCGACGCGACCCTGATCAAACGCCAGCGTCGAGCCGAACTGGAGGCGCAACTCGACTACATCGAGGAGGCCACCTGA
- a CDS encoding RNA-guided endonuclease InsQ/TnpB family protein encodes MENVIRTVKIKLDVPTERCDDLHQTKTQFLHCANTTAEWAWKHPNDYCITSKQKAENALYNQLRNETELTANLVQKGIRRAIEATKSGLARLKKGDKTSQPHFDAWSVVYDKRSATFHRDHVSLSTVNGRVECDYVIPYDAKGTPIGDYLLNEDYEFRMSTLQYDRSTDSFYLHARMRQLENDKKSTTTSSNTKHRTVLGVDLNVDGSLAVTSTGAFIGNADEMNHRRREFEKTRGSMQQTGTRSAHLSIQSMNDREHRWMQDELHRASNQILDEARDHGCTHIAFENLTGIRDRMAGAKRFHAWAFRRLYQYVEYKAEVFGIEVEQVSPAYTSQRCSSCGFTHESNRRSKHQFVCQKCEYELNADYNASKNVARKLLKRLHSGQTSSSGGAPCQCALKSGTLNLNGDYTASVNATAEGESTDKPTTSVVGY; translated from the coding sequence ATGGAGAATGTGATTCGCACCGTCAAAATCAAACTCGACGTACCCACAGAGCGGTGCGACGACCTCCATCAGACGAAAACCCAGTTCCTCCACTGTGCCAATACGACGGCAGAGTGGGCGTGGAAACACCCGAACGACTACTGTATAACCTCGAAACAGAAAGCCGAAAACGCCCTCTACAACCAACTTCGTAACGAAACGGAGTTGACCGCGAACCTCGTCCAGAAAGGGATTCGACGGGCTATCGAGGCCACCAAAAGCGGTCTCGCCCGACTCAAAAAAGGCGACAAGACGAGTCAACCGCACTTCGATGCGTGGAGCGTCGTCTACGACAAACGAAGTGCAACGTTCCACCGCGACCACGTCTCTCTGTCCACAGTGAATGGTCGTGTTGAGTGCGACTACGTGATTCCCTACGACGCTAAGGGGACACCGATTGGTGACTACCTGTTGAACGAGGACTATGAGTTCCGGATGTCCACGTTACAGTACGATCGCTCCACAGACTCGTTCTACCTCCACGCACGGATGCGCCAACTCGAAAATGACAAGAAATCCACAACTACTTCTTCCAACACCAAGCACAGAACAGTCCTTGGTGTTGATCTGAACGTGGACGGTTCGCTCGCCGTGACTTCAACAGGCGCATTCATCGGGAACGCCGACGAGATGAACCATCGACGCCGAGAGTTCGAGAAGACTCGTGGGTCGATGCAACAGACAGGAACGCGGTCGGCACACCTGTCGATTCAGTCGATGAACGACCGCGAACACCGTTGGATGCAGGACGAGCTCCACCGTGCTTCGAACCAGATTCTCGACGAAGCCCGCGACCACGGGTGTACGCATATCGCGTTCGAGAATCTGACCGGGATTCGTGACCGGATGGCTGGAGCGAAGCGGTTCCACGCGTGGGCGTTCCGACGCCTGTACCAGTACGTCGAGTACAAGGCTGAGGTATTCGGCATCGAAGTCGAACAAGTGAGTCCGGCGTACACGAGCCAGCGGTGTTCGTCGTGTGGGTTTACCCACGAGAGCAATCGACGGTCAAAACACCAGTTCGTGTGTCAGAAGTGCGAGTACGAACTGAACGCGGATTACAACGCGAGTAAGAATGTTGCTCGGAAACTCTTGAAACGACTCCACTCGGGGCAAACGTCTTCGAGTGGAGGCGCTCCCTGTCAGTGTGCGCTGAAGTCAGGGACGCTGAACCTAAACGGCGATTACACCGCCTCCGTCAACGCGACGGCAGAAGGGGAGTCCACTGACAAGCCCACGACTTCAGTCGTGGGTTACTGA
- a CDS encoding cupin domain-containing protein: MDIDGQPHANVFPDSEPKTIRLRLSEGDEVAPHSHPGRDIVFYLVEGTVEVKLDDDRYEVTAGDIARFEGEREISPRALEDSTALIVLSPRPED, from the coding sequence ATGGACATCGATGGACAGCCCCACGCGAACGTCTTTCCCGATTCGGAGCCGAAGACGATCCGACTCCGACTCTCCGAGGGCGACGAAGTCGCGCCACATTCACACCCCGGCCGCGACATCGTCTTCTATCTCGTCGAGGGAACGGTCGAGGTCAAACTCGACGACGATCGATACGAGGTGACCGCCGGCGACATCGCCCGATTCGAAGGTGAGCGTGAGATTTCTCCGCGCGCACTCGAGGACAGCACCGCGCTGATCGTCCTTTCGCCCCGGCCCGAGGACTGA
- a CDS encoding cupin domain-containing protein, which yields MTATDFDAERGYDDDQFSAVEVFRSDRMKVVCGYFQPGQFIPVHAPSSDVAIHVRSGTGTVRDGETEHHVEAGDVVVVEADTDRGVKADDDSSLEAMLVTAPPPTHAEHEPVREGLQRDRFDPHTRES from the coding sequence ATGACCGCGACCGACTTCGACGCTGAAAGAGGCTACGACGACGACCAATTTTCCGCCGTCGAAGTGTTCCGCAGCGATCGGATGAAGGTCGTGTGCGGGTACTTCCAGCCGGGTCAGTTCATTCCCGTCCACGCTCCCTCAAGCGACGTTGCGATCCACGTCCGGTCCGGAACCGGTACCGTCCGCGACGGGGAGACGGAACACCACGTCGAGGCCGGCGATGTCGTCGTCGTCGAGGCCGATACCGATCGGGGCGTCAAGGCTGACGACGATTCGAGCCTGGAGGCGATGCTCGTTACCGCGCCCCCGCCGACCCACGCCGAACACGAACCGGTTCGGGAGGGGCTACAGCGCGACCGATTCGACCCACACACACGAGAGTCATGA
- a CDS encoding molybdopterin-dependent oxidoreductase: MDALESHPVPDTVDPNGWRLHVTGAVSQPLRLALEDLRALPCGDFSDDFTCVEGWRARDLSWHGVSVGSVLGRAKPTQHGTDVLVRAMDGDYASSFPLDHARSALIAIELEGEAVPLEHGGPARLVPTGGDADCWESVKWGSEIEVLTANPTDRDTAETIALNRGSTPTE; the protein is encoded by the coding sequence ATGGACGCCCTCGAATCCCACCCCGTACCGGACACGGTCGATCCGAACGGGTGGCGGCTCCACGTCACGGGCGCGGTCTCACAACCGCTGAGACTCGCTCTCGAGGACCTGCGCGCGCTCCCTTGCGGGGACTTCTCCGACGATTTCACCTGCGTCGAGGGGTGGCGAGCCCGGGACCTCTCGTGGCACGGGGTCAGCGTCGGGTCCGTCCTGGGACGTGCGAAGCCGACACAACACGGCACAGACGTCCTCGTTCGGGCGATGGATGGCGACTACGCGAGCTCGTTCCCGCTCGACCACGCACGCAGTGCACTGATCGCGATCGAACTCGAAGGCGAAGCGGTCCCCCTCGAACACGGCGGGCCTGCCCGCCTCGTTCCGACCGGAGGCGATGCAGACTGCTGGGAGAGCGTCAAGTGGGGCTCGGAGATCGAGGTCCTGACGGCGAACCCGACCGACCGCGACACCGCCGAGACGATCGCGTTGAACCGCGGTTCGACACCGACCGAGTAA
- a CDS encoding CbtB domain-containing protein yields MSTTDTVHDRWELARTELTAAQTASAVLTVTALGFALLFVQDPMVHDAMHNFRHAAGITCH; encoded by the coding sequence ATGTCCACAACCGATACCGTACACGACCGGTGGGAACTCGCCAGAACGGAGCTCACAGCCGCTCAGACCGCTTCAGCGGTGCTGACAGTCACCGCACTCGGCTTCGCGCTGCTATTCGTTCAGGACCCGATGGTCCACGACGCGATGCACAACTTCCGGCACGCGGCGGGCATCACCTGTCACTGA
- a CDS encoding CbtA family protein, which yields MFVEYLTRGVKAGLVAGAVFGVLLALVANPIVGFADELGHEHGEHGHEDGSHGHEETTAAHDDAGLSVNRGVSVLSGVLWGVLLGAVGFGVAFYFLEPIVPGTGAVRSYVFAAAGFLTASGAPWLVLPPAPPGTAHALDVQTRMILYGVMMAAGAAAAIAGMVLYDRLRGDRGRAVAVAVGLLPVGALPVLAAAVPADRTTVALPSELAAGLVGLVVFGQALMWLVLATVHARLHGAEAGDTAAPTDSRSGHAVGGD from the coding sequence ATGTTCGTCGAGTACCTGACGAGGGGAGTGAAGGCCGGGCTCGTCGCCGGCGCGGTCTTCGGCGTGCTGCTGGCGCTCGTCGCGAACCCGATCGTCGGGTTCGCCGACGAACTCGGCCACGAACACGGGGAACACGGCCACGAAGACGGGAGCCACGGCCACGAGGAGACGACCGCGGCCCACGACGATGCCGGACTCTCCGTCAACCGGGGCGTAAGCGTGCTATCGGGCGTGCTGTGGGGGGTATTGCTCGGCGCCGTCGGGTTCGGCGTCGCGTTCTACTTCCTGGAGCCGATCGTCCCCGGCACCGGAGCCGTCCGGAGCTACGTCTTCGCGGCCGCCGGGTTCCTCACGGCCTCGGGCGCGCCCTGGCTCGTCCTGCCGCCGGCGCCGCCGGGGACCGCCCACGCGCTGGACGTCCAAACTAGAATGATCCTCTACGGGGTCATGATGGCCGCCGGCGCGGCGGCGGCGATCGCCGGGATGGTGCTGTACGACCGACTCCGGGGGGACCGTGGACGGGCGGTCGCCGTCGCGGTCGGGCTGCTCCCCGTGGGGGCGCTGCCGGTGCTCGCCGCCGCAGTTCCGGCGGATCGGACGACTGTCGCGCTGCCGTCGGAGCTCGCCGCCGGCCTCGTCGGCCTGGTCGTCTTCGGACAGGCGCTCATGTGGCTCGTCCTCGCCACCGTCCACGCCCGGTTGCACGGCGCGGAGGCGGGTGACACCGCGGCGCCGACCGACTCGCGGTCGGGCCATGCCGTCGGGGGCGACTGA